The Natronogracilivirga saccharolytica region ACAGGGAACCTATGAAATCGAAGAGACGGATCGCACTGAACGCGGCACCAGCGTCTCCTTCCGGCTGAAAGATGAACACAAGGAGTTTGCAAGTCCGGAGCGCATAAAGCAGCTCATCAGGAAGTACTCCAACTTTGTAGATTACAGCATTCTGGTCAACGGCGAAGAGGTGAACTCTCAGGGAGCGCTCTGGCATAAAAACAAAAATGATGTTACCGAAGAGGAGCTGAAGGAGTTCTACAAGTTCATTTCGAATGACTTTGAGGACCCCCTCGACCATCTCCACCTGGCAATGGAAGGCCGGATTAACTTCAAGGCACTGGTATTCGTCCCGAAAAAGGCGAAGCCCGATTTTTTCCGGACCGAAAATCTGAATTCACTGCAGCTCTACTCAAACCGGGTTTTCGTCCGGGAAAACTGCGAGGATCTGCTTCCCGAGTACCTGCGCTTTGCCGAAGGTATTGTTGACAGTGAAGACCTGCCTCTTAACGTGTCCAGGGAAGTAACGCAAAGCTCCCCCGTAATGGCAAAAATCCGGGACGTGCTGGTCAGCAAAATTCTTGGAATGATCGAGTACTGGGTTGAGAGTGAGCCGGAAAAGTTCCGCACATTTTATGATGAGTTCGGACCCCTGTTCAAATCCGGAATTAATTCCGACTTTTCGAATCGTGACCGGCTGATTGAGCTGCTTCACTTTTACAGCACAAAATCGCTTGACGGTACAGCTGACGATGCCGCAAAAAAGGGTGGTAAAAAACAGGATGATAAAAAAGAAGACGCAAAAAACGAGGACGGTGAAAAATCGGCGATGAGTGACATGGTTTCACTCAAATCCTATACCGAACGGATGCCGGACTCACAAAAAGAGATATACTATCTGTCAGGAGACAATCTCGATGAGCTGAAGCGGGATCCCAAACTGGAGTACTTCCGGAAAAAGGGGATCGAAGTGCTGCTGCTGGCCGATCCGGTGGATGCATTTGTTGTGCCGGGCATCGGGACATACAATGAAAAGCCGCTTAAGTCCATTGAAAAAGCTGACCTGGATATCGAAGAAGACGAAACGGATCAGAAGGAAAAGGTGTCAGGAGATGCCCTTGAGCAGCTGATCAGGATATTCAAAGATGAGGCTGGTGACCAGGTTGAGGATGTGGTGGCATCCCGCAGGCTGGTTGAATCTCCGGTAACACTTACGGTTGGAAAAGAGGGTATGGACTCGCATGTCGAAAAAATGATGAAAATGATGGATCAGCAGACGGGTCCGTCCAGGCGTGTACTGGAAATCAATCCTTCACATCCGGTGATACGCAATTTGAGCAATCTCAACCAGTCCGGGAAGAGCGAGCCGGTGCGGCTTATGGCTCGCCAGCTGTATGACGGCGCCCGCCTCATGCAGGGGGAGCTGGAATCTCCCGGAGAATTTGTCAAAAGGATGAACAGCGTGCTTGAACTGGCCAGTAAGCAGTAATAAGTGCGTGATTTTTAATAAGTGCCGGTATAAGCCCAAAAACTACCGGCAGGTTTGAGACAGGCACGTACCTGACCCTGGGAATGCCATGCTGAGCGAGCATTTGGAATGTAAACCAGCATCAAATAAAGTGAGAAAAATGTAAAATAATGAAAACCAGGATGGTTTGATCTCTTTAGGTCTTTATTAAATGTTAATATTTGATAAAGAAAAGCGCTTTTATTGACAAAGTGTTCGCAGTATTTCAAATTGCACATGTATTAATGAGCAATTGCAACGATTGCTCGGTTTTTACAGGGATAAGAAAAATCTAATAAAACTCAAATATTCAGGCTGTTGTGTACAGGTATGGCAGAATCAGGCTAAAAAATGTATGACTTCTGCTCATTTGGTTGGGGAAAGACCCATAAAAAGCTTTCCAGTATCAGAATTATTGATGTGAGCAGTTTCTCTGCTGGTTAGGTCATGCCGCTCCCGCAGCAATGCAGAACCACAAACTGAAACCCATGAAATAAAAGGCGTCACTATGATGAATGTTACCAGGAAGTTATTATTGATAATACTGGTTGCCGGACTGATTCCTGTTGCGGCTAAAGCGCAGGATGGGGAGATTTCCGGAACCATTACGGATGAAACAACAGGTGAAGGACTGATGGGTGCCGAAATCCTGGTTATTGAAGAAGGATGGGGCACGACGACGAACCTGGACGGGGAATATGTTCTTGACGGCATTCCCGAAGGTACATACACCCTGGAGGTGAATTTTCTGGGCTATGCAAGTGAAACACGTGTTGTGGAGCTTGGTCCGGATGAAACGCTAACCGCCGATTTTGCCCTTGCAGAAGAGTGGCTCGGCATGGACGAGGTGGTCATTACAGGTACCGCCGGTGAAACAAGAAGGCGTTCACTTGGTCACACCGTCAGCAGAGTTGATGCCGCCGGTATTGCAGAACGAACAAGCTCGTCGACCATAACCGAACTGATTCAGGGGCAGACTCCCGGACTGACCATGATTCCCGGATCCGGTACAGTCGGAGCCTCGGCCAATATTCGGATTCGCGGAGCGTCATCACTTTCAGCTAACAACCAGCCTGTCTGGTATGTGGATGGTGTTCGTTTCAGCAGCGGAGGCCAGGGCAGCTTTGGCGTTTACGGGCAGAATACATCGGCACTGGATGCTCTGAATCCCGATGATATTGAATCCATTGAAGTGATCAGCGGTCCGTCAGCGGCTACGATTTACGGAGCAGACGCCGCAAGCGGTGTTATAAATGTGACGACAAAGCAGGGAAGCATGGGCGAACCCACATTCCGCTGGAACGCCTCAGTGGAACGTGGTGCACTAAGCTGGCCGACCAGCTGGAGGCCAACCAACTATATGGAAGTAACACAAGACCGCCTGGACGATCCGGATACATGGCCGGGACTTCAGGGCATGCAGGTTGGCGACTTCTATGAAAGCATTCCGATGGATGATGATACCGATGCCCTTCGCACAGGAGCACTTCAGCGATACAGCCTCTCCGTAAGAGGTGGCGGAGAAAACTATGCGTTCTATGTTTCAGGTGCCCGGGATGAGGAAGAGGGCGTATTTATGGGCAACTTCCAGAACCGCACCTCCCTTCGCGGAAACTTTGATTTTTACCCGCTGGATCAGCTGAACTTTTCCGTCAATGCAGCCTACTCAAACAATGAGGTGGGACTGGTGCCGAATGATGACATATTTTACGGCATTATCATCAGTTCCTGGCTGGCTGAGCCTGGACGGGATTATGATGCACCGGGTGACAAAGGGTATTTCACAATCGCCCCGAGGTATTACAATCAGTACGAAAACGTGACCGAAGCCAACAGGTACGTATTGGGAACGACCATCAATTACAGGCCAACCGACTGGTTCCGTAACCGTCTGCGTATCGGTATCGACAGCAACGTAAGAACAGCAAACGAGTTCTATCCGCCTATGGATCCGGAGGTTGCTCCGTTCGGCGGTGCAGTTGTTGAAGGCTTCAGGGCACAGGCACGCCCCCAGACAACCACCTACACCTTTGATTACGGCGGGTCCATGGACCATGATCTCACAGATGAGATAACGTCACAGTTTTCTTTTGGTGCACAATACGATGTGACGATCTATGAAAACATTTCCACCACAGGTGAAAACTATGGATCCGAGCATATCACACTGGTAGGATCAGGAGCAGAGACATCCGGATCGGAAGGTTACTCGGAATCCAGAACACTCGGACTGTACCTGGAAGAACAGATTGGCTACCGCGACCGGATTTTTCTGACCGGTGGACTGCGGATGGACAACAGCTCGGTATTCGGTGATGAAATCGAGTCGGTTTTCTATCCCAAAGGGTCTCTCTCATACGTGATTTCCGAGGAAGACTTTTTTGATGTGGATCAAGTTGATGAACTGAGGTTCCGTATTGCTTACGGTCAGGCAGGAAATATTCCCGGACCGTTTGATGCCATGAGGACATGGACGGTTACAACAACTACCCAGGAAACCGGGCGCAGCGTCCCGGCACTTCAGTACAGCTCATTCGGTAACCCGGATCTTGAGCCGGAGCGTTCAACCGAGCTTGAAACCGGATTTGACCTGTCCATGTTCCGGGATCGTGTCAACCTGGAGTTCACTTATTACAACATCAATACCAGAGATGCTCTCATCAGTACAGATGTTCCGGGCTCGTCAGGATGGCACGGCAGCCGACTGGTCAATATAGGTGAAATCGAAAACAGGGGAGTTGAGCTGCAGCTTTCTTTAATACCGGTTCAGACACCTGATTTCTTCTGGAGCAACACGTTCTCGTTTTCCACAAACAGCAATGAGCTTGTTACCCTGGCCGAAGACCGTGAGCGTGAAATATTCGGCATCTATGCTCCGGTTCAGCGGTTCGAAGAAGGCAAACCGCTTGGCGCCTTCTGGGGTCAGCCTGCCGAGGTGGATGAAGATGGCGTAGCGTCACTTACCGGTGAGGATGTGTACAAAGGACCATCCGTGCCGACAAGAGAGCTCCGGTATGCCGCAGATGTCACTCTCTTTGGCAACATCACACTTTATGCTCTGCTGGACTACCAGGGCGGTCACTATCAGTTCAATGTTAAAGACTGGCGCCGAGACCGTGCAGGTATCAGCTGGAAAGTCAACGATCCGGAAGCCGATCCGGATGAAGTAGCCAAGCGAATGCTCTGGAATCAGACCGCATTGCATATAGAAGAAGCTGACTTCATCAAGCTTCGGCAGCTGTCAGTCGGATACACCCTCCCAACGCAGTGGATTGAGAGATTTGGTGTAGACAATGCCCAGTTCAGACTTACGGCCAGAAATGTGGCTACACTGTGGACCAGATATCGCGGTCCTGACCCGGAGGTCAACTTCCATGGCGATGCGGATTTCTCAAGAGTTGACTCCTGGACTGCTCCCAATTTCCGCAGAATCACGGGTTCCCTGAACGTGAGTTTTTAGAAATTATACAACGCAAATAGAGACTGATATGAAATTTTTTAAATCAAAAACAAAACAAATCCCCTTGCTGGCCCTGATGCTGCTGTTTATCACAGCAGGAGGATGCGATGGCATTCTGGATGTCGATGATCCGGGATCTATTGAGGAAGACCAGCTTCGCTCACCGGAAAATGAAGAACTTATAGTTAACGGTGTAAGAGGCCAGTTTCAGTACACCTTTTCTTACTCATCCCTCTGGGCGCAAATGCTTACGGATGAATTGAAAATGGAGCACACGTTTGCCGATTATCGGCCTATCGCATCACGGGAGGTCGATGAAACCAACGTGATCACCGAAAACCTGTTCAATTTCTGGACAAAAAGTGTGAGGCATGCCCAGGACGCCGTTGAGTATCTTGAAGAGTTTCACGGCGAAGAAGCATGGGAGCTTCACAACATGCAAAAGGTACTGACTTACGGTGGACACTCCCTGATTCATTATGCGGAGGTTTTTTGTGAGGGTACTCTGGATGTAAGTGAAGCCTATACTACTGACGAGCTTTTCGGCATGGCTGTTGATATGTTCGATGATGCCCTGGATGTCGCCGACAGGCTGGATGCCAGCGATGAGGTAATGGAGTTCAGGCACCTGGCCAACCTGGGCATGGCGCGGGCTAAGTTGAATCTTGGTGAGATGGATCAGGCCGCTCAGTATGCTGCTGAAGTACCTGAAGACTTCGAAAGCTGGCTGCGTTACTCAGATGAGAATGCCAGAGAGTACAATCAGTTATATGGCGGTGCTACTGAGTCACGGTTTATCAGCCCCGGAAGTGACTTTCTGGGCGAGGATGACATCCGTGTTCCGCACTCCGATGAACGCGTAGGGAATCTGGTTACCGGAACGGATATCTATCAGGTATTCAGCCCGATGAATTACGAAAACTGGGAAGAACCGATCCAGCAATCCACTGATGTTCGTTTTGCAAACGGCCTTGAAGCGCGCTACATCAGAGCAGAAGCAGAGGGGCCGTCAGAATATACGCTCGATCTGGTTAATGAACGCCGCGACTTCGCCGGACAGGATGAGGTGGATTATTCCGGCGATGAACTCATGGCAGAGCTTCGCTATCAGAAAGCACGGGACTTTTTCATGACAGGAACGCGTCTTGGAGATATCAGGAGATACAAGAATCTCTATGATGTGGATTATTTCCCGACCGGAGAGGTGCCGTTGTATGGCGGCAATTATGGAAACGTTACCTGTTTCCCCATTCCGCAAAGCGAAATCAATGCCAACCCCAATCTTTGAATGGGCTGGAAAAAGCAAACAGAAAAAAGCAGGCATCCGACGGGGTGCCTGCTTTTTTTGGGACTATTACAGCTAAATTGCTGCTATGAAACGAATAATATGGTGTTTTATATATAAATGATGTAATATATATCCGCAAATAACTATCTGTGAGCATGGCATTTGTTATTTCGAAATAAAAATTATGAATGCATGAAGTGAATTTGATAGCCTCCGGCGGACACTCAGGGGCATTATTATATCATTTCATGTGAGACCTTTCTGACGATATACGCTCAAAAATTTCTAACTGATGAAAAAAAATTACAAGAATCCTGACAGCAGAATTAGTGAGTTAAAACCTCATCAATTTTTTTTATCACTCCTGATGGTTATTACGCTTCTTTTGTCAGGTGCAATCACATCCTGTTCACCGGAAGTTATTCCGGCTGAGGAAGATATTCATCCGGTGGACCGGGCCGATATTCCGGATACACCCCGCGAGCTCAGAGCCGTGTGGATTGCAACCGTGTCGAATATTGACTGGCCCTCAGAACCCGGTCTTTCGGCCTATGAGCAGAAAGCCGAACTCCGTGCCATGTTCGACCGCGTGGAAATGCTGAATATGAACGCCGTCATTTTCCAGGTTCGTCCCGCCACCGATGCACTGTACAAGTCGGACTTTGAGCCATGGTCGGAATATTTGTCAGGTAAACAGGGGCAATCTCCAGAGCCGGAATATGATCCGCTTGAGTTCGCAGTGGAGGAGGCCCGGCGGCGGGGACTTGAACTTCATGCCTGGATCAACCCGTTCCGGTCAAAACACCCGTCAGCCGAGTCCGAACTGGCAGAAAATCACCTGATCCACACTAAACCGGATATTGTCAGGGAATATGGCAGGCATTTGTGGATGGATCCCGGTCATCCGGAGTCACATGAGTGGTCCATGAAAGTTATCCGGGATATCGTCAGCAGGTATGATATCGACGCGATGCACATCGATGATTACTTTTATCCCTACCGGGAGCGCGATGAAGATGGCAATGAGATCGACTTCCCCGACAGCGCAACATATCACGCCTATGTGGCGGAGCACGGTGAAATTGACCGGAATGACTGGCGGCGCAGGAATGTCGATACTTTCATCGAACGCATGCACAAGGAAATCAAGGAAGTGAATCCCGAGGTGCGTTTTGGTGTCAGTCCGATCGGCCTGTGGCGACCGGATTACCAGGGCGATGACATCGAGGGCTTCGACGCCTATGAGTCGATTTACGCCGACTCCCGGAAATGGTTTGCCAATGGGTGGCTGGATTATTTCACACCGCAGCTGTACTGGCCGACTGAGCAGGAGGGCCAGAAATACCGTGTGCTGGTGGACTGGTGGCATGAACAAAATGAGAAAGACCGCCATTTCTGGCCGGGCAATTTTACCAACCGGATCGGTTACGGAGAAGAAACATGGCCGGTAACGGAAATCACAGATCAGATCCGGATAACCAGGGATTTCCCCGGTACAACCGGCAATGTCCATTTCAGCATGCGGGTTCTGATGCAAAACCCGGAGAACCTGGTTGATTCATTGATGACGCTATATGAAGAGCCGGCGCTGGTACCTGCGACGGATTGGATTGATGATGAGCAGCCTTCCAGTCCGAGAGCGGAACTGTTCCGTGTGCACTCAAAACCCAAACTGGATATCCGTCCGGCAGAAAACGAAGAGGCCTGGCTTTATGTAGTCAAAACCCGGTACGGAGATGAGTGGAAGTTCGATATTATTCCCGCCTGGAAACAGCAGATAGCTCTGGCACCCCGGAAAGACGGCGCCGGCCTGAGCGGTGTTGCAGTGACCGCTGTCAACAGGCTGGGCGTGGAAAGCGATCCTGTGATAATTTCAAATTAAAATCACAGGCGAAAGCGGTAATTCACAGAAACGGGCAGGGATCAAGCCTGCCCGCTCTGTGCCATTCCGGTACCCGTGTATTTGCTTCAGGGGGACAGTGTCTGAAGCGCTGAAAAAGGCTGGAAGCAACGATCAGTGAACGTGCACGGACTCATCATATTCGATTTCAAATGTGAGTCCGTCACAGACTTTATTGTACTTCTCCACCAGCTCGGCCTGGTCGCGGCCGCCGATGAACACATTGGCAAGCTCGAAGCTGTAGCTGTCCTGCCCCTGCATTTCCGAAGTGTGTGTGCCGCTTTTGACCGGGATCTTGACCTCAAGGCCGGGAATGAACTTCTTGAGGATATTGATCTCCCGCTTGGTGGGCACCTTCTTGATCACTCCGCCTTCAAATGTACGGAGCATGAAGTGGGCCGCTTTGCTGAATTCGCCGTTGTAATACAGCGTTTTCGGTTTACGTCCGAGGGCAAGGTTGAGCATGATCGAGTGATGCGAAATACCGTGTACCTTTTCGAAAATATCGGTGTGCGCCTGGGAAATGCGGGGGTTGATCTCAAGCAGATACACTTCGTCGGCGGTCTGGTTGTAGAAGAACTCCACATTGAACGGCGCGTTGTCCAGACCAATCTGCTGTATGGCGCGGCGGGTCACATCCGCCATGCGGAACTGTATCTCCTGCGGCAGAACGGATGGGTATTCATAGCGTGAGAAAGAGGACCGGTTTTCTTCCCGAAGGGAATCGACCACACCGTAGGATACCACATTACCGTTGAAAGCATACCCTTCCAGCGTGCACTGATGGCCGGAGATCATCGATTCGGCAATACAGCTTTCATCCATGTCGGCAACTTCCTCCGGCATGTTGTACATCTTCATCAGGTCGTGGAACGGCTCCAGCATGAAGTGGATATTCTCCTGAATGGTTTTGGTATTTTCGTAAAAATGGCTTTCGCTGCTGATGCGGAATGCCAGGAACGAGCGGAACGACTTGGTCGGCTTGATCCAGAACGGGGGGATCATATCCAGCTTTTCGTATGCCTCATCATCAAACGGGTCAAACGCCTTGAAGTAAGGGATGTGTTCCGAGATCACCTTGTTTTGCTCAACGCGGCTCCAGAACTTGTGCTCGCATTTGAGCACGCTTTCAAGGCTGGGACCCGGCAGGTTATACTTTTCCGCGATTACAGGAACCAGTACGGTGCCCGGGAAGTCGTAGTAGGATGCAACCGCATCAATTTGTCCGTGCTTGTCGATACGATCAAAACAGAGGTTGATCAGTTTCTCCATGTCGTACTCCTCGACATCCCGGATTTCAGAAATGTCAAGTGCTGTATGGAATTCACACTCTTTGGCTTCAGGGAGCGCCTGCAGCTTTTTCAGGTTGAAATCGTCCAGTCCTATGATGAATACTTGCTTTTTGCTCATAACAATTTTCTTTTGTGTTGCCGTTACTAGTTGAAATCGGGTTATATTGCTGAAACAATCACGCTGAGGCTGCGCTTGATATTCAGGGCTTGTGCCTTCGTACTGTTAACAAGCCGGCATGTAGCCGATGGAAGTCTGTCATATAACCAGACATCAAATTTACGCATAAATTTGAAATTAGTGATGCATTGACTGCACTATTTGTCAATATTTCAAAAAAAATGCAGCGACAGGTGTGCTTCATGTCAGGTGAACTCACAGGAGATCATGCTTAACATTCAGCGATCCGTGATTTTAGAGAAACAAACG contains the following coding sequences:
- the htpG gene encoding molecular chaperone HtpG; the protein is MAKKTKQQFEFKAEMKQLLNLIVNSLYTNPEVFLRELISNSSDALNKVRFKQVTGEKVQSPKLAAQIRINVDEEKQTFAIEDTGIGMTFEDLTERLGTVASSGTMEFIRQLKDQKNKLDGNMIGQFGVGFYSAFMVAEEITVETRHANPDEKAWKWVSDGQGTYEIEETDRTERGTSVSFRLKDEHKEFASPERIKQLIRKYSNFVDYSILVNGEEVNSQGALWHKNKNDVTEEELKEFYKFISNDFEDPLDHLHLAMEGRINFKALVFVPKKAKPDFFRTENLNSLQLYSNRVFVRENCEDLLPEYLRFAEGIVDSEDLPLNVSREVTQSSPVMAKIRDVLVSKILGMIEYWVESEPEKFRTFYDEFGPLFKSGINSDFSNRDRLIELLHFYSTKSLDGTADDAAKKGGKKQDDKKEDAKNEDGEKSAMSDMVSLKSYTERMPDSQKEIYYLSGDNLDELKRDPKLEYFRKKGIEVLLLADPVDAFVVPGIGTYNEKPLKSIEKADLDIEEDETDQKEKVSGDALEQLIRIFKDEAGDQVEDVVASRRLVESPVTLTVGKEGMDSHVEKMMKMMDQQTGPSRRVLEINPSHPVIRNLSNLNQSGKSEPVRLMARQLYDGARLMQGELESPGEFVKRMNSVLELASKQ
- a CDS encoding SusC/RagA family TonB-linked outer membrane protein, whose protein sequence is MMNVTRKLLLIILVAGLIPVAAKAQDGEISGTITDETTGEGLMGAEILVIEEGWGTTTNLDGEYVLDGIPEGTYTLEVNFLGYASETRVVELGPDETLTADFALAEEWLGMDEVVITGTAGETRRRSLGHTVSRVDAAGIAERTSSSTITELIQGQTPGLTMIPGSGTVGASANIRIRGASSLSANNQPVWYVDGVRFSSGGQGSFGVYGQNTSALDALNPDDIESIEVISGPSAATIYGADAASGVINVTTKQGSMGEPTFRWNASVERGALSWPTSWRPTNYMEVTQDRLDDPDTWPGLQGMQVGDFYESIPMDDDTDALRTGALQRYSLSVRGGGENYAFYVSGARDEEEGVFMGNFQNRTSLRGNFDFYPLDQLNFSVNAAYSNNEVGLVPNDDIFYGIIISSWLAEPGRDYDAPGDKGYFTIAPRYYNQYENVTEANRYVLGTTINYRPTDWFRNRLRIGIDSNVRTANEFYPPMDPEVAPFGGAVVEGFRAQARPQTTTYTFDYGGSMDHDLTDEITSQFSFGAQYDVTIYENISTTGENYGSEHITLVGSGAETSGSEGYSESRTLGLYLEEQIGYRDRIFLTGGLRMDNSSVFGDEIESVFYPKGSLSYVISEEDFFDVDQVDELRFRIAYGQAGNIPGPFDAMRTWTVTTTTQETGRSVPALQYSSFGNPDLEPERSTELETGFDLSMFRDRVNLEFTYYNINTRDALISTDVPGSSGWHGSRLVNIGEIENRGVELQLSLIPVQTPDFFWSNTFSFSTNSNELVTLAEDREREIFGIYAPVQRFEEGKPLGAFWGQPAEVDEDGVASLTGEDVYKGPSVPTRELRYAADVTLFGNITLYALLDYQGGHYQFNVKDWRRDRAGISWKVNDPEADPDEVAKRMLWNQTALHIEEADFIKLRQLSVGYTLPTQWIERFGVDNAQFRLTARNVATLWTRYRGPDPEVNFHGDADFSRVDSWTAPNFRRITGSLNVSF
- a CDS encoding RagB/SusD family nutrient uptake outer membrane protein, producing the protein MKFFKSKTKQIPLLALMLLFITAGGCDGILDVDDPGSIEEDQLRSPENEELIVNGVRGQFQYTFSYSSLWAQMLTDELKMEHTFADYRPIASREVDETNVITENLFNFWTKSVRHAQDAVEYLEEFHGEEAWELHNMQKVLTYGGHSLIHYAEVFCEGTLDVSEAYTTDELFGMAVDMFDDALDVADRLDASDEVMEFRHLANLGMARAKLNLGEMDQAAQYAAEVPEDFESWLRYSDENAREYNQLYGGATESRFISPGSDFLGEDDIRVPHSDERVGNLVTGTDIYQVFSPMNYENWEEPIQQSTDVRFANGLEARYIRAEAEGPSEYTLDLVNERRDFAGQDEVDYSGDELMAELRYQKARDFFMTGTRLGDIRRYKNLYDVDYFPTGEVPLYGGNYGNVTCFPIPQSEINANPNL
- a CDS encoding glycoside hydrolase family 10 protein — protein: MKKNYKNPDSRISELKPHQFFLSLLMVITLLLSGAITSCSPEVIPAEEDIHPVDRADIPDTPRELRAVWIATVSNIDWPSEPGLSAYEQKAELRAMFDRVEMLNMNAVIFQVRPATDALYKSDFEPWSEYLSGKQGQSPEPEYDPLEFAVEEARRRGLELHAWINPFRSKHPSAESELAENHLIHTKPDIVREYGRHLWMDPGHPESHEWSMKVIRDIVSRYDIDAMHIDDYFYPYRERDEDGNEIDFPDSATYHAYVAEHGEIDRNDWRRRNVDTFIERMHKEIKEVNPEVRFGVSPIGLWRPDYQGDDIEGFDAYESIYADSRKWFANGWLDYFTPQLYWPTEQEGQKYRVLVDWWHEQNEKDRHFWPGNFTNRIGYGEETWPVTEITDQIRITRDFPGTTGNVHFSMRVLMQNPENLVDSLMTLYEEPALVPATDWIDDEQPSSPRAELFRVHSKPKLDIRPAENEEAWLYVVKTRYGDEWKFDIIPAWKQQIALAPRKDGAGLSGVAVTAVNRLGVESDPVIISN
- a CDS encoding ATP-grasp domain-containing protein, whose product is MSKKQVFIIGLDDFNLKKLQALPEAKECEFHTALDISEIRDVEEYDMEKLINLCFDRIDKHGQIDAVASYYDFPGTVLVPVIAEKYNLPGPSLESVLKCEHKFWSRVEQNKVISEHIPYFKAFDPFDDEAYEKLDMIPPFWIKPTKSFRSFLAFRISSESHFYENTKTIQENIHFMLEPFHDLMKMYNMPEEVADMDESCIAESMISGHQCTLEGYAFNGNVVSYGVVDSLREENRSSFSRYEYPSVLPQEIQFRMADVTRRAIQQIGLDNAPFNVEFFYNQTADEVYLLEINPRISQAHTDIFEKVHGISHHSIMLNLALGRKPKTLYYNGEFSKAAHFMLRTFEGGVIKKVPTKREINILKKFIPGLEVKIPVKSGTHTSEMQGQDSYSFELANVFIGGRDQAELVEKYNKVCDGLTFEIEYDESVHVH